Part of the Oncorhynchus mykiss isolate Arlee chromosome 12, USDA_OmykA_1.1, whole genome shotgun sequence genome, cacctttggcagcaattacagctgagagtctttctggataagtctaagagctttacacacctggattgtacaatattggcacatttaatagttttttttagtcaagctctgtcaagtttgtTGTTGGTCATTTGTTAGAAAGCAATTTTCAAATCTTGCCAAAGATTtacaagctgatttaagtcaaatctgtaactaggcaactccggaacattcaatgtcttcttgataagcaactcctgTGCTTAACTGGCCTTGTGTGttcggttattgtcctgctatcACCTCCCACTGCCTGAGGGAAAGAAGtcaaccaggtttttctctaggattttgtctgtgcttagctccactcagtttcttttttatcctgaaaaacccAGTTCTTAAAGATTACAAgaatatccataacatgatgcagccaccactgcgcttgaaaatatggagtgttaCTCTGtattggatttaccccaaacataacacactgtattcaggacaaagagttaattgctttgccacattattTTGCAGTATtagtttagtgccttgttgcaaacaggatgcatgttttggaatatttttaaactttgtacaggcttccttttcactgtcaattaggttagtgttgtggagtaactacaatgttgacccatcctcagttactcctatcacagccattaaactctacccattttaaagttaccattggccttggtgaaatctctgagcagtttccctcctctctggcaactgagttgggAAGAAACCCTGTatcttggtagtgactgggtgtattgatacaccatccaaagtgtaattaacaacttcaccatgctcaaagagatattcagtgtctgcttttttaaaatccatctaccaataggtgctcttctttgcgagtcattggaaaacctccctggtctttgtggttgaatctgtgtttgaaattcactgctatACTTAGGAACCTAACAAATAATTGCATGtgcggggtacagagatggggtagtaattcatttttttttttatacattaggGCAatgtgtgttggccagtgacaaaaaatacatttaatcaattttaaattcaggctgtaacaaaacgtGGAGAAAGTAAAGGATACTTTGAGGGCACTGTAGGTAGCTCTGTTTTACCTTGTCCATAGCTGCCACCATTATTGAACCCTcggcccctccccctgccacgcCCTCTACCTCTGCCCCTGGGAGTGGCTGCCGGGTCACCAGTCGGGTCACCCATCATGCCAAACCCATGCTGTTGGAGAAAACACGAGAGGACTAAATTGACAGACAGGTCAGCAGCAACCATAATTACCCAGTTAATATATTTGACAAACAATAGCAAGCACATTTATACAGTAAGGCAGAAGGAATCTTACCATTGGGAGTTTCTTCTTCTTGGCTGCCTCAGTCACAGAGCCCTCTGGGAAGAGTTTGTCCagggctgccaaggcagcataGGCCTTGGCCACCTTCTTATTGGAGCCAGTCCCTTGGAACTTCTGTTCGTCTATCTCCACCTGGAACAGGGGGAAAGACAGGTCAATACATAGACAAGAACATAATAAAGCATGGGACCAAGAATTTGTGTCAAAGCCAAGCTCATGTTGTTATTGTCAATGTTTAAAAAAGGTCAAGTTAACTTTATTTGAACAAAATTTGAGATTTAAATTGTATGTTGCTATAGAAGTGTCCAGACACTGTTTTGAGAAATGTACCTCACCAATATACTTCCTTGTTGCTCGTTCTGCAGTATGGGAGCCACAGATAAACAAAACTCCCAAAACACCCAAATGTAATGTTAGAAACGACaaagctctcagtatagtgatTCAGGGGTAAATTCTCAAAAccaagcaaaaaaataaaataaaaaaagacaccTAAAATTTACATGAAATTGAGATTTGGTGCAAATAAAGTAAACTCCTCCAATCATTGAAGCAGCTGGATATCTACTGTTTGATTCTAAAAGGCATCAGTCTGGTTGCAGGGTGGATGGGCACTTATTCCACTCCTGAGACACTAACCTCCATGACGAAGCGTTTGTCGTGGCTGCCTCCGGTCTCTGAGATGAGCTCATACTTGAGGCCGCGCCGCTTCTCGTTTAGCTCCATCACAGGGTTCTTCCCATGTTTGGTCAGGATTGGTCCCTGTTGACGAGCACTCTAAGACAAAGAAAAACACACTTCTCTGTAAACAAGACCAATACAACAAAACTGGAGTCAAAACCGAGCCCAGTGTCCAAAAACATTGTTTTGAGTTCTACTCCGAGGACCCATACCTCAGCACCGTCTGTGGCCTCCACGCTGTCCGCCCCTGTGGCTGCAGTGTCCATTGCGATGGGAGTGATGCAGGGTTTCACCTCCTCCACAATAGCCGTTGCCACCTCAGTCTTCACTGGCTCAGCAGTCTTCAGCTCCACACCTGTGGGGAGGCCCATATCCTGGAGGACCTATGATTGGGCCAGGCAAAAGATTGGCAAGGAAAATATGTGAAGCGCAGCAGACAATAGTTACAATCTTCTGATTTCACGACAACACCAAATGCTTAGAACATCTACACCATTTACCTCAAACACCCACTCACCTTGACAGCAACGTGAAGCTTGGCAGTGCGTTTGGATGGGCCTGAGGCTTCAAAGCTCTTGCCGTCCACTTCCACAGCCATGGTGAAGACTGGTACGTGCACCGGGCCAGTTTGGGAGAGGAGTTTATACTGCAGGCCAGGCTTCAGCTGGTTCAGCCTCATCAGAGCATTCATGGCCTGGGGAGGCTCCGACTTCTCATCTGGGGCTAGTGAAGATTAGGATTAAAACCACTGCCACTTAATAAATTGTTTTGGTCCAGCCAAGGGGGAAATTAAAAAGAGTAGCCGAATTTGCATGACAACACTGAAGAACAGGAAGAACTAAGCAACACCTACATTTCTTTTGCAGcttcttttttttcttgtttGGACTTttgtcctcccctccttcctcctcctcaataGGCCTCTTCATTGGTGGGGCGTAGGTTGTACTGGGGGGGATTTGGACTGCAACAAACACAGGGACTGCTGAGCCTTTCCAAAATATGGACACTAAGTTGTATGCACACGTCTGCAGCCTGGCTTACCTGTATAGTCAATTGGGGTCTCGCTCCTGGGTTTCCGGGGCATTTTGGAAGGAAGGGGGTCCATCCCTAGCACTTTGTGAAGCTGTCCGAAGGCAGACAGCCTTAAGGCATGCTGAAAACAGATGAACAAGTGGTGATTTTTTCCATTCACTACAGCCACCATAATCATACCCGGTCGTTGGTGTAGAAAACACacaattttacccccttttctccccaattttgtggtatcaaTTGGTAGTTAATCTTGTCTCATCCCTGCAACTCCCGGACGGACTCATCCTCCGAAACGCAACCCAaacaagctgcactgcttcttgacacaatgcttgcttaacccggaagcagtgcagcaatgtgtcggaggaaacacagcaCACCTGGCGATGTGCATGTGCACACCCGgtctgccacaggagtcgctaaagcgtgatgggacaaggacatccctgccggccaaaccctcccctaacccggatgacgctgggccaattgtgcgcagctgggtctcccggtcacctggactcgaaccaggatctctaggggtacagctagcaactgcaatgcagtgccttagaccactgccccaCTCGGTAGGCCCTGTTGGTGTAAATGTGACTCACCTGGGCACTCTGTGTGAGGTCCTCCCTCTGCTGGAGGTCCAGGTGGCCAATAGCATCTGTCAGCTCCTTCTCACATGGATCACAGATTCCAGCACCATCTAAAAACCAACAGGCAAATTATGACATCTTTTGGCTTGTGATGTGGAATTACTACTATATTAATTAAGCAGAGGTGGGAGGACATGTCCTCTCCGTTCTTTGAGACTACTCACCAGCCATGAGGATTCCAGAAGCCAGACACTCCAAAACTCTTCGCAGAGCCTCTCCTGCCCCCATTGGCCGGTTCCCTGTGCCAATTGCCTTCTCACACAGCAGCTCTATTGGCTAGCAGGGGTGAAGGGAAGAAATGTTAATGTTTGTATTTTGTCCAGATGTTTGGCAAATTAGATAAAAGGGCTGTAAATAAGTTTGTAATAATTGTTAAATAATTGTTGCAGATTGATGTACTAAGCCCCTTAAATAAATTACCATCTTACACAAACCTGACCACTGTAATTAGAATGACATTTCTCAAACCAAATGTCAGGAGTCAGACGAACCAGCAGGCAAGAAAATGCTGCTGGTGACTCACCCATCCATGCAGTGGGGCCCAAGTGGGGACGCGGGAGCACAGGTCCCTCAGGATACGGATGACGATGACGCAGGACCTCAGCCCGTTGGCCCTGGCCTGGAGACACaagcagggagggggaggagggagagggagcctTAGTCAAACAAGAACTCACAAAAACACGAAGCAGCAGCTACATCAAAAAGCCACACAGACAAACGgctctgctttgtcattattgtggtACAGTATGGGAAAAGTGCAGCATGAATGTGATATTTGTTCTGTCTGCAGATGTGAATTTAATAGACAACTCCATTTGTGTGAAGTAAAAAGCAGATTTGATCAGTGGTGCTGTAATAGGTATGACAGGGTGGTGATTGTTGAGTAATTGTGCTTCTTGCAGCTCCGTATCAAATGTGTCAACTTGTGATTCTGTTAAATGAttagagggagaaggggagtcAATGTAAAGCCAAATGCTGACATGGAAAAATGTAGGACAATGACAGTATTTATAATGTGCTTAGTTTAATGAGTGGTGATACCTTACAGTAGCTCTAAAGGTTATTGTATGGGGTATataccaggggcctcatttataaccatTGTGTGAATTTAACAGTAAATATTTGCACCATTTCTGAAAAGACTACGCACGGACAAAAATGGCTTTATATAAACTTTGCCAAACATATGCATTTTCCCCATTAGAAATCAGACCAGTCATAAAAATGTAAACAAGTGTGCACGTTAACGAGCAGGATAAGTCCACCTGAAAAACACCCATATTTCACATTTTATGGTGACAATAATGCCCTTATTTGCTGTATACTAGAATTGGAAATAGGCAAAGACAGTATCTAAATAGCAATAGCGAACTTGATCCGATGTCGTGTGTTGGCAGAATGTTTTCTTTTGCAGTATCTGAATGACAAAATCAATTGCAAATTGTGGACCTGTAAACAGATCGTTGAACGCAATAATGTTTCTCCCCACAAACCTAAATATGTAGTAATGTCCAAAAGTTCTGAAACAATACCTACTctaataaaaaatttaaaaatgaCCGTAGGCCTACACATTTCAGTAGATCAACTGTCTGTTCATCTGTTAAATTCTCCTGTTGGATGCAGACTAAAACATGACATTATAAATAGCACATCTAATTGGCCCAATTAAATGAGATGTGACATGGTAATTTGTTATATGGCTACTTCAGGAATATGAACTCAACCATCTTAACATGGCCAGAAATGTTGAGGAATGTATTATGCAATGGTTATGTTGTATTTTGCTTCTAAATGAAATGTCTGAATACTGTAATGTCAAATTTCTCCAGTAGACATAGGCCTAGCCTACAAACGTCAATGAAAAGGTGATCAGTCCATTCTACTGTTAAACAGTGTTTTGGAATGGATCACACAGCAAAATActtgaaatagcttatttactACTGTGACGTAAGTCAAATGAAATGAGCGATGGGAAGAATGGTAGCCTATAGTAACTTGTAGGCCTATAGACCATTTGGCAAGTAGCCTATGAAATCACGAGTCAGAAAAGGTGAAGAATTTACTCTGCAATGATCATGTAAGTGAAATAGGATTTTATTTTAGAatgcaaagaaaataaaaaagattTTGCTCTTCTCGCTAATGGCAGATTTTGGCATTATTTGTGAGTGAGTAAGAGTCATATTCCCCATTAGCACAAGGCTACCACTTTCACCTTGCAATGTAATACTTCAACCACTAGAAACTGTGCTTATGCATGGTCTGAAGTTTGTGGGAGGAGAGTATTTTTAATTAATGCCAACTTTGGTGCACACATGTTTTGGGTCATATTTTGTCATAAGCCaggtttataaatgaggccccagaaGACGGAATAGTGAATGTACATTTTCTAACTAAGGTGCAATATTCCTTTTTTGTGGCACACAGAAAGCTGAAACAGCCAGAGCATGGGGGATTGGAGCCTACACACTCTACAAGAACAGGCTGCAGAGATGGAGCGCTTACAGTTAAGAGCGAGAGATGACAGTTCACTATGATGACTAAGAATCAACATAGTCTACAATGAGGAATCAACCTCAACACAATATGATAGTACAGAAAAGGGTTGTCGATTGATAGATTGATAATATTTTAGAAATATTGCACCCGAGTGTAGCAAGTTAGTTCCACATCTCTGATCAAAATTAAGCAGTGGTTTAAGACAACGGTTGCTTTGAGGGGATTGTTGAACGTCCTTTCTAAAAGCAGCATTGAACATTTTCAATGACACTGCAATCAAACCTGTTAAGTCAGCAGAGCATCTCTACAAGGTAATGACAAAGGTTTCCTTGGAAACGCTATAAAACCACAGAGTAAGAAGTCTACTACAGGTGATAGATACACTTCGAAaggacatttaaaaataaaaacagaaaaaacGACCAAAGAAAGAAACTGCGTCAAATGTAGAAAAAAACTGAACTACTTTAAGACAAATAAAGACAAGATGCAAACCTGGAACCACTTGGCGTGGCGAAGAGACGCCAAGGCAGTAAGGCATTTCTGCCTGTCCAGAACATCCGGTGGATCGTTGACTGATAGCGTTTCTATTGGCGGGTGGAATAAGAAGACAAGGTACAGTTTGACCaaggggggttctgtcacacggCCAGGGGGAGTAGGCAGCTTTCCCAAACCACAGGCAGgacagggaaggggaggggggaccCCCCCCCACCTGGAGAACTTGATGGTCTGAACCTCTCAGTGAAACTGCAATTACACTAAAGATATATAACTTCAACCCACTTCAGAAACTGCTGTTAAGTAGGTGATTTCTTAAGATCACTCTAAGTAGGCCTATATGGAGAAAAATATGTATGATGTAAGATTACAGTGGGAGTGAATTATCAAAAGGGAAGTTGTCTCCATTATGTTAACTCAATGTCAACTCGTATGCCTCAGCCCAGTTCTGAAGTCTGAGTGCTTTGCTATAACAATGAGAGGTAGAGCCCCTCCCCTTCACCCCTATACTGGGTGTACTGCTTAGCCCCTTCCGAGACAGAGAGCGTCCAGTTGGTCAAAGGTCCAGCGTCCCTAAAAATTGACAAACTAGAAGGCTTGACAGAGAGAATCAGATGCACAAAATTATCAAAACAAGTCCACACTGCAGCAAAACTGATGGCCTTCAAGAGCCAAACCGGGCTTCAATGTTGACACAGTTATAGATAAGGCTAGGTTGATGCCTGGTGGGTACATCCAACTTCCTGTTCAGAACGTCTGAGGGAACATGGGCCGCCACCGACTAGTACCCTTTCTCATTATATACTATGCCCTCTGTAATTGGGAAAGTGAAGCATTTTGTCTTCTTTGGACTCTATACTCcaaacatttggatttgaaatcCAACAATGACTACAAGGTTAAAGAGCAGACCATCAGCTTGTCTTTGAGGGTATCTATACCGGGTGAACCGtatagaaattacagcacttttagTACAAATTCATTTGTAGTtcaaagtttagtatttggtcccatactcatagcatgcaatgactacataaAGCTTGTGACTcgacatttgttggatgcattttctgttagttttggttgcgtttcagattattttgtgcccaatagaaatttaTGGTAAATAATGTGTCATTTCGGAGTAAACTTTCTTATAAATAAGAATacatttctaaacacttctacattaacatggatgctaccataattatggataatcctgaatgaatagtGAATGATGAGAGAAAGTTAAAACGCACAAATATATCCCCAAGATATGCAAACCCCACCCAATTacactaacaggggaggttagtatTTTGGAGTGGTATGATATGTGCATCTAACTTCCTCAAATAATTAGAGCCAAAATAAATTAAGAAAATGCTTCACTGTGCCAATAATTACAGAGGGCACTGTAGGTATTTCTTGTATTTATTATTGAACTTATGACTCCCTCTGCTTCGGACAAACCCCCATGGATTAGATTTACAAAGACTGATCACAGTTGTCCCCTGATTTTGACTGTGACTGGGAGAAGTGACATTCAGCCATGCAGAGTCAAAGAGCCCCTGGCGTTATCTGTAACCCGTGTCCTCCCTGCTGATGAACATTAGTCAATAGCCCACTGCTGGGTCTAGTAACCAGAACACTTGACAACACTTTGCAACTCATTTTTGCTGCAATGCAAACCGTTCAGTGTTCAGTATAAAACATGCAAACaaagtggtgtttgttctttTTGTTATTCTCAGTAAGCCTTCATATAGTTAATGTCTGGACTCCATAGGGAATAGAAAACCCTTTTCAGTCAGTAACTAGCCTTTCTATACTGTGTATTGGGCCATCAAAAATGTACATCACATTACATGGAACTACGAGAGTCTAAAGAGCTATAAACATAGCACGGTTTCATTACATGACAGTTCCCACATATCCCCTAGCTCCATTGAAGGCCCAATAAACAATATCTGTCTAGACTGGCTGCCTGCCTGTTTAGTCTCCCTGCCTAAGGGGGCGCTAGTGAACCATCTGCCCCTGTGTGGCAGCCTACCTCCGGCAGCCTGTTTCTCCACCTCCTCGCGGACCAGGGGGGACGTCATGTTGATAGTCAGGGTCAGGGGAGGCTCCTTGGTGCTCTTGATTACGATGGTGGCTTCACGGATGACCTGAGTGACCTCATACTTGTCCTCTGTGATGGTCTGCCAGGTAGAACAGGAGGAATTGTTAATACAATAGCCATGTAGTGGCTATCCCACCAAGGAGTCAAGGTCATGTACCCCAagcataaaaaaaactatttgctACTGAATTCAGTTGTGACCATTCCTCTCAAATGAACGCATCACCCCACAACTGAAATGATGCAGGAGAGTATATTCTCGAAAGAACAAATTCAACTTCACAAAGCCAACTGAATATGAAGACACAGAAAACACTAGAGGGTGAATGGACTCGCCTTGAGTTGCACAGCCAGGTTATCTGCCACGTTCTTCAGCAGGGTGATGGTGGGTTTGTCCTTACACAGAAGGACCAGCTCCAGGTCCAGGTCCCCCTTCAGCAGCAAGCCCTTGGCCACCAGGCCCACCCTCATCACCCCACGCAGGGACCGTGTGGCCTGTTCCGACACCTTGGGCTCACTGGCAGAGGAGACATGGGTACCCAGGTCAATTACCTTTGAAATTCAAAGCTGAAAGTGATGCTGCCTTCACCAACACTCCAGCCTTGATGGTGCAAAACGTATTTCTACGCAACTGACATTTTGTACCCCATGCACCCTTTTGAATACAATTTTCCACTCACTTACCTTTCTTTATCGGAATCGGTTCCGTCTGGTGCAGACTTGACCACCTTTTCCTGCTCGTCCAGCCAGTCAGAGACAGCCTTGAGGGCGCGCTCCGTGTGGGACACCATGTTCTGCACACCCTCCAGCTCCTCCTGTGTGGGGTACACAGCGGAGTGCTTGGCCATCACGTGGCGGTCATCGTTCATGAAGATACGCATGGAGCGGTGGCGCAGGGGAGGAGGCTGGACCAGAATAGAGGAGTTATTTTACGGAATTGACTTCAGCAGGTCACAATTGCAGTCAGTAAGTGGCTTTGATAGGAAGAAACAGTCATATTGTGATAACCTTCACCCCACTGTAATCCTCAAAATACAGTAATTTTACTTAGTCAGCTTTCACTGTCCTTACATAATCACCCATGGACTACTGCTGGGTGAGAGTCATGTACAATTAGAGGAGTGCAATCAAATGCAAGCAGGAGCATGTGTTTGAAATGCCCAGGGCAGTTTTGACTGGCAGCAACCTGAATTACAATGGACATTTGATGGAATATTGTTTTTTTAGGTCTACTTGTATGCCGCGTCCTTGTTAACTTACAAATAATCTTCTCAATCAATTATGTCAGACAGTTGATTGCTTGCAGAGGCAAATTATTATAGTGGTGAGTGAGGCTAGTAAAATTAAAGTGCTCCATGTTCACTACTAAATAGAAAGTGTTTACACAAAATAGCCTTCCTAAAAATGAGTGTATAAGAAAAGCGGTACCATAGTTGCTTTAGAGTCTTCGATCCTGTGTATATGGCAGTGATACAAGAACAGGTCCTTCCTGAGAGAACACCAACACTGCTGCTTGGTTCTGCTGAGAACAAAAGGGACATGCTTAAAATGAGCAAAGCAATAAAAGGATGCCAGATTCCCCTAGAGTAGaagatgtctttttttttttgctaaaataaaaacatgttattTAAGGTTAACAGAACATAGGGATTTATTTGAACAGACCTAAGAATGCACCTCCCTAAAGTGGAGGGCGGCTTTGCATGACAAGGGAAATTCCATGCTAAAGGAATTACACAAACTCcaatttcactttaaaatgtataccaaacaaaCCATTGATTTCTAAGTTTAACAAACCAACAACTATGCACATTGACTGCTTTAAACAATTTACACAGGAGTTTCAGATACCACGGAATTACCCATAGGCTAAGTGTGCTGAAACAGCAGTAACAAGGGTGTTCCTACTGTAGCCTGTTGCaaacctgggttgtgttcagtaggcacGAAATGGGGGAGGGGAAAATAGGACACAATGAGCATCGTTATTGGACAAGGTTGCGCTAAAATGTTTCTCCTGTTTTGAGCTTCCCTGTATAAAACCCAGTGTGATATCAccattgttgatttttttttaaatgggcagTGCCATCATTGTAGGCCTACAGATGAGCAGGACACCGGTCGCATTCTTCCTCCCAAAAATAAAAGATGGGAGAAGTTGGACCAGGGCTGAAGCAGTGCCAGGACACAACTGTAGCACAATCCCTGGGGGCACTATCAGCATCTACTTTCAAAACACTGATTCAATCAGTTTGATTATGAATCAGTCCTGCAGGAGCAGATGCCAGATATGCTAAAATGTAGCTCTACCAAGGAAGATAAATTGGGCTACTGCTCCTGTATACCAGTATGACTCCGAGAGCAATAATGACCTAAAAAAAACATGGTTCTTCAGTTTGAAATTAACATTCCAGAGCCAGTGTACATTTCAGAAAGATGAGGCAAAGGGTATCAGTTACCAGACAGACCTGCAGTACATGCACAGTCCTAAAGCCAAAATGTATTTAACACATGAGCACACTGCAGTTAAAATCTACAAACGGTTCATTGCAGTTGACATCAATTAGAAACTGGCAGTACCCCACATCTTGAGTCACTCAGTTCTGACAGTAAACCTGGCTGAGAAGTCATTCAAGGTACACAAACAAACCGATAATTTCTATCATGTGTCAAATCCCTCTATTCAGGAAACTAGCATTGTAATGGTGGCTATATGTGAATGCTTCCATACCTTAGCTAGTGTAAAATGGCAGGAGCAATTTTTCAACATGCCcaattcaccaaagtcttctccAAACCCATCGCTACTTACGGAAGAAACATTTGAATTTAGAAAATtcataaacattcattcaaacagcactttcacgtgttttgccagcagctcttcgttgtgcgtcaagcattgcaccgtttataacttcaagcctatcaactcccaagatgaggctggtgtaaccgaagtgaaatggctagctagttagcgagcgctaatagcgtttcaaacgtcactcgctctgagccttggagtagttgttccccttgctctgcatgggtaacgctgcttcgagggtggctgttgtcaatgtgttcctggttcgagcgaggagagggacggaagctacggttacactggcaatactaaagtgcctataagaacatccaatagtcaaaggtaaattaaatacaaatggtatagagggaaatagtcctataatacctacaacctaaaacttcttacctgggaatattgaagactcatgttaaaaggaaccaccagctttcatatgttctcatgttctgagcaatgaACTTAAACCTTAGCAcattgtacttttactttcttcaatactttttttttgcattatttaaaccaaattgaacacgtgTCATTATTtatgaggctaaatagattttattgatgcattatattaagttaaaataagtgttaattcactattgttgtaattgtcattacaaataaataaaattggcCAATTAATCGGCATCGCTTTTTTGGTCATCCAATAATCggcatcggcgttgaaaaatcataatcggtcgacctctagtagacgACAACAATACTGAGAAGtgactggtttggatttctccctgaccaaaatggctgccatTACCGGTACTATTCTGTCACTTTGAAGGTTTATGGCATAGATACTATTACATTACTAGAGGGGCTATGGCAGAAAGAGACTGGCATCCAGGCccgatagctagctaactacatgaCTAGCTGTGAAAAAAACATTGCCGTGGCTCTACCAACCCAGGGCCTAGCCAAGTACCataacttcatgaggatggaaaacaAGCCACACCTTTTTtgggttttttgtttttttaaagatcaGAATCAAAACAATATTCACACAAAAAGGGTGTTGATTGTTTTCCATCATCCCCTGATTCAGCATGTACCCTTTTCATGGCACGCTATCTATTGATGCAGTCAAATGAAAAAGGACTTAAGTACTTTTCCAAGCActaatatttattttcaatgaccaTCGATTTGTAATAGTTCCTATTATGC contains:
- the LOC110538289 gene encoding interleukin enhancer-binding factor 3 homolog isoform X1, with amino-acid sequence MPPPLRHRSMRIFMNDDRHVMAKHSAVYPTQEELEGVQNMVSHTERALKAVSDWLDEQEKVVKSAPDGTDSDKESEPKVSEQATRSLRGVMRVGLVAKGLLLKGDLDLELVLLCKDKPTITLLKNVADNLAVQLKTITEDKYEVTQVIREATIVIKSTKEPPLTLTINMTSPLVREEVEKQAAGETLSVNDPPDVLDRQKCLTALASLRHAKWFQARANGLRSCVIVIRILRDLCSRVPTWAPLHGWPIELLCEKAIGTGNRPMGAGEALRRVLECLASGILMADGAGICDPCEKELTDAIGHLDLQQREDLTQSAQHALRLSAFGQLHKVLGMDPLPSKMPRKPRSETPIDYTVQIPPSTTYAPPMKRPIEEEEGGEDKSPNKKKKKLQKKSPDEKSEPPQAMNALMRLNQLKPGLQYKLLSQTGPVHVPVFTMAVEVDGKSFEASGPSKRTAKLHVAVKVLQDMGLPTGVELKTAEPVKTEVATAIVEEVKPCITPIAMDTAATGADSVEATDGAESARQQGPILTKHGKNPVMELNEKRRGLKYELISETGGSHDKRFVMEVEIDEQKFQGTGSNKKVAKAYAALAALDKLFPEGSVTEAAKKKKLPMHGFGMMGDPTGDPAATPRGRGRGRGRGRGRGFNNGGSYGQGGYGSYGYGNNGNSGGYNYYNSGANGGAAAAGTVTEVAAASTTGVTATGTYGSYYQNDGGYSTPSPAPKAPVKKEAKSTFPGPPGVGGGAQGAYQTTPGQSAYNQYGQGYGQGNKTFNQNQAGAGVYPYSTAYPSQVTGSTVASQDYSYDGYGNQSNYNAQAGANQSYGANPAPYHNPVGYGRGDPTVNYQYR
- the LOC110538289 gene encoding interleukin enhancer-binding factor 3 homolog isoform X2, whose amino-acid sequence is MPPPLRHRSMRIFMNDDRHVMAKHSAVYPTQEELEGVQNMVSHTERALKAVSDWLDEQEKVVKSAPDGTDSDKESEPKVSEQATRSLRGVMRVGLVAKGLLLKGDLDLELVLLCKDKPTITLLKNVADNLAVQLKTITEDKYEVTQVIREATIVIKSTKEPPLTLTINMTSPLVREEVEKQAAGETLSVNDPPDVLDRQKCLTALASLRHAKWFQARANGLRSCVIVIRILRDLCSRVPTWAPLHGWPIELLCEKAIGTGNRPMGAGEALRRVLECLASGILMADGAGICDPCEKELTDAIGHLDLQQREDLTQSAQHALRLSAFGQLHKVLGMDPLPSKMPRKPRSETPIDYTVQIPPSTTYAPPMKRPIEEEEGGEDKSPNKKKKKLQKKSPDEKSEPPQAMNALMRLNQLKPGLQYKLLSQTGPVHVPVFTMAVEVDGKSFEASGPSKRTAKLHVAVKVLQDMGLPTGVELKTAEPVKTEVATAIVEEVKPCITPIAMDTAATGADSVEATDGAESARQQGPILTKHGKNPVMELNEKRRGLKYELISETGGSHDKRFVMEVEIDEQKFQGTGSNKKVAKAYAALAALDKLFPEGSVTEAAKKKKLPMHGFGMMGDPTGDPAATPRGRGRGRGRGRGRGFNNGGSYGQGGYGSYGYGNNGNSGGYSDFVSDCYGYHEFAT